One Rhodoluna sp. KAS3 DNA window includes the following coding sequences:
- a CDS encoding DUF3817 domain-containing protein, producing MLTPRSLFRVFALSEGVTWTLLLAGLLANALTELPSGVVTVVGGLHGAVFLGYAVISALVGVNQRWGLGRTVLAVVLAVIPYATIPFEKQVERKGLLVGEWRREHSGDARDDHWFDRLYRWFIVRPLLLTVALLLLVVGIFALLLFVGPPGGWPATD from the coding sequence ATGTTGACTCCACGGTCTTTGTTTCGAGTGTTCGCCCTCAGCGAGGGTGTCACCTGGACGCTCCTTTTGGCAGGTTTGCTCGCGAACGCTCTCACCGAACTCCCGTCTGGGGTAGTCACGGTTGTCGGAGGTCTGCACGGCGCCGTATTTCTTGGGTACGCCGTAATTTCGGCACTCGTCGGTGTAAACCAGCGTTGGGGTCTTGGTCGCACGGTTCTGGCCGTGGTCCTTGCTGTGATTCCGTATGCCACCATCCCGTTTGAAAAGCAGGTTGAGCGTAAGGGTCTATTGGTCGGTGAATGGCGCCGCGAGCATTCGGGAGATGCCCGCGATGACCACTGGTTTGACCGCCTTTACCGCTGGTTCATTGTGCGCCCATTGCTACTAACGGTGGCACTACTTTTGTTGGTTGTTGGTATTTTTGCGCTGCTGCTTTTTGTTGGCCCGCCGGGTGGCTGGCCTGCTACTGACTAA
- a CDS encoding MMPL family transporter, giving the protein MAELLYRLGQFSAKRAWLIVVSWVLILASMGGLAIAANAKLSTSLSIAGIESQLVIDQLKKSFPDASRGSGQVVFHATDGVAFTQAEKDAISAVLAEVNKLPSVADTLNPFETQESLDASRQEIADGYAEIEVAKEQLAQAQAAIDEGLAGLEQAQGLMPAAQLEYMRAELADGQAKIDEGLAEIAENLPKLELGEQLLAAAENFGTVSDDGQTALAAIYFDGPLSQIEKPEITAATDLIANADLGSVEVEVSQDLSQSLGGILGIGEAIGLMIAAVVLFVMLGTFIGAGLPVLSAILGVGISAAITLSLASVIEMTSTTPILGVMLGLAVGIDYSLFVLNRHRRQLKTGMDLRESIALANGTSGNAVLFAGLTVVIALVALNLTGVGFLGMMGSMGAIAILISVAAALTFTPALLSLVGMRILSEKERAAVAATKPVHSAEELHDAVEAKASTKSVWAAKHPWLALLFAGVILATVALPSSSMRLGLPDGGSEPEDSTAYRAYTLTTDAFGEGANGQIISVVAIESALDETAELELQAAIVGDLMALDNISAVVPGGVSDDGKTMIFSVVPSEGPSTEETENLVRDIRALESEFAEAYDATLGVTGITATNIDISQKLNDALPIYLGTVLLLSILLMTLVFRSIAVPIIASVGFLLTVFATLGAVVAVHQWGWLGFLFDIHNPGPILSFLPTMLIGILFGLAMDYQLFLVSGMREAYVHGKSAREAIDQGIHLGRAVVVAAAIIMITVFGGFAFSHVTSVRPIGFGLAIGVLIDAFLVRLILVPAVMSLLGDKAWWIPKWLDRVLPDVDVEGAKLERSHVH; this is encoded by the coding sequence ATGGCTGAATTGCTGTATCGACTTGGTCAGTTCTCCGCAAAACGGGCTTGGCTAATTGTCGTTTCTTGGGTTTTGATTTTGGCGTCGATGGGCGGTTTAGCGATTGCCGCCAACGCAAAGCTCTCGACCAGTCTTTCTATCGCTGGCATTGAATCTCAGTTGGTGATTGATCAGCTTAAGAAGTCTTTCCCTGATGCCAGTCGCGGTTCAGGCCAGGTGGTTTTTCATGCCACCGATGGTGTGGCCTTTACCCAGGCTGAGAAGGACGCAATCAGCGCTGTCTTGGCTGAGGTAAATAAGCTGCCGAGCGTTGCAGACACGCTGAATCCGTTTGAGACTCAGGAGTCACTAGATGCCAGCCGTCAAGAAATTGCCGACGGCTATGCCGAAATCGAAGTTGCCAAAGAGCAGCTAGCTCAGGCGCAGGCAGCAATCGATGAAGGCCTGGCCGGACTCGAGCAGGCCCAGGGGCTTATGCCCGCTGCGCAGCTTGAATACATGCGAGCCGAACTAGCTGATGGGCAAGCAAAGATTGATGAAGGTTTGGCTGAGATTGCTGAAAACCTGCCAAAGCTTGAGCTTGGTGAACAGCTTTTGGCCGCTGCCGAGAATTTTGGAACCGTTTCTGATGACGGCCAAACTGCACTCGCGGCAATCTATTTTGATGGCCCACTCTCACAAATTGAGAAGCCAGAAATCACTGCCGCCACCGACCTAATTGCCAACGCAGATTTGGGCTCGGTTGAGGTAGAAGTTTCGCAGGACCTAAGCCAGTCACTCGGTGGCATCCTCGGAATCGGTGAGGCCATCGGTCTGATGATTGCCGCTGTCGTTTTGTTTGTCATGCTCGGCACATTTATCGGTGCGGGTTTGCCGGTTCTATCAGCCATTTTGGGTGTGGGTATTTCGGCAGCCATCACTCTGTCGTTGGCCTCTGTCATTGAAATGACATCAACTACCCCGATTCTTGGCGTCATGCTGGGGCTGGCTGTTGGAATTGACTACTCACTGTTTGTGCTCAACCGCCACCGCCGCCAGTTGAAGACCGGCATGGATCTTCGCGAATCAATTGCGCTGGCCAATGGAACCTCGGGCAACGCTGTGCTGTTTGCGGGTTTGACTGTTGTGATTGCGCTGGTTGCTTTGAACCTGACCGGCGTTGGATTCTTGGGCATGATGGGCTCAATGGGTGCCATCGCGATTCTGATTTCTGTTGCGGCAGCACTTACCTTTACGCCGGCTCTATTGAGCCTGGTCGGCATGCGAATTCTTAGTGAAAAAGAGCGCGCAGCTGTGGCAGCAACCAAGCCGGTGCACTCGGCTGAAGAGTTGCACGATGCAGTCGAGGCCAAAGCCTCAACCAAGTCGGTTTGGGCTGCCAAGCATCCGTGGCTGGCACTGTTGTTTGCCGGTGTGATTTTGGCAACCGTAGCTTTGCCGTCTTCAAGCATGCGTCTTGGTTTGCCAGATGGTGGTTCTGAGCCAGAAGACAGCACGGCCTACCGTGCTTACACACTCACCACCGATGCTTTTGGTGAGGGCGCAAACGGGCAAATTATTTCAGTGGTGGCCATTGAGTCTGCCCTCGACGAGACCGCAGAACTTGAGTTGCAGGCAGCTATTGTCGGCGACCTAATGGCCCTCGACAATATTTCAGCCGTTGTGCCGGGCGGAGTTTCTGACGACGGGAAAACCATGATTTTCTCGGTCGTTCCATCAGAAGGTCCGTCAACCGAAGAAACTGAGAACCTGGTTCGTGACATCCGTGCACTGGAATCTGAGTTTGCCGAGGCTTACGATGCCACCCTCGGTGTCACCGGAATTACCGCGACAAACATCGATATTTCTCAAAAGCTCAACGACGCCCTGCCGATTTACCTCGGTACCGTTCTGTTGCTTTCGATTTTGTTGATGACTCTCGTGTTCCGGTCAATCGCGGTGCCAATCATCGCAAGCGTTGGCTTCTTGCTAACTGTGTTTGCAACCCTTGGCGCTGTTGTTGCAGTTCACCAGTGGGGCTGGCTCGGGTTCCTCTTTGACATTCACAACCCTGGACCAATCCTGAGCTTCTTGCCGACGATGTTGATTGGAATCCTGTTTGGTCTAGCCATGGACTATCAGTTGTTCTTGGTGTCGGGAATGCGCGAAGCCTACGTGCACGGCAAGTCTGCTCGTGAGGCAATTGATCAGGGAATTCACTTGGGTCGTGCCGTGGTGGTTGCAGCGGCAATCATCATGATCACCGTGTTCGGTGGCTTTGCGTTCTCGCACGTCACCTCGGTAAGGCCTATCGGTTTTGGTCTAGCCATCGGTGTTCTGATTGATGCATTCTTGGTCCGCTTGATTCTGGTGCCTGCCGTGATGTCTTTGCTGGGCGACAAAGCCTGGTGGATTCCGAAGTGGTTAGACCGAGTTTTGCCAGACGTTGACGTTGAGGGCGCCAAGCTAGAACGCAGTCACGTTCACTAG
- a CDS encoding multidrug effflux MFS transporter produces MPAIKKRQSATMGLISALGPFQFDMYLPALPALILYFRTTETLVQLTITASLLGMAMGQVFVGPITDALGRRRPLMIALSVFIVASIACLAAPDVTWMIIARFILGFSAAAGFVIVNAFIRDMATGDNAAKLYSTQAAISSLAPVLAPLVGGQLLLLGDWHIVFIFLAFMGAAVMGFVAAYLPESLPQSARSELSFGATFSAWAHVLRDSRFVVLIVLGGVLFGSVASFIAGAPFALQQGFGLTPTEYTYAFAAVTVVMFGANSLNRYLLKHVSSISLMRYGLSQGLLAAAVMVTINVFEIHDLLLTIVGYALAVSVMGFTMANIMGMAMKDHAERAGVAAGLIGFATSLSGAIAAPLTSMVFGADIAGVGTFMAILLVAAAVLGFIGLRNEVPVRH; encoded by the coding sequence ATGCCTGCCATTAAAAAGCGCCAATCTGCGACCATGGGCCTAATTTCAGCCCTCGGTCCGTTCCAGTTTGATATGTATCTACCGGCACTACCAGCGCTGATTTTGTACTTCAGGACTACCGAGACCCTCGTTCAACTAACCATCACAGCCAGTCTTCTGGGCATGGCCATGGGTCAGGTTTTTGTTGGGCCAATCACTGACGCACTTGGTCGCAGGCGGCCGCTAATGATTGCCCTGAGCGTATTCATCGTGGCATCGATAGCCTGTCTGGCGGCGCCAGATGTCACCTGGATGATCATTGCCCGATTTATTCTGGGCTTTTCTGCTGCAGCCGGTTTTGTAATCGTCAATGCGTTTATCCGTGACATGGCCACGGGTGACAATGCGGCCAAGCTCTACTCAACTCAGGCTGCAATTTCAAGTTTGGCTCCAGTGCTGGCCCCGCTGGTTGGCGGTCAGCTTTTGTTGTTGGGCGACTGGCACATCGTGTTTATCTTCTTGGCATTTATGGGTGCCGCCGTTATGGGATTTGTGGCCGCTTACCTCCCTGAGAGTCTCCCGCAGAGCGCTCGAAGCGAGCTAAGTTTTGGTGCAACCTTTTCAGCTTGGGCGCACGTGCTGCGCGATTCTCGCTTTGTGGTTTTGATCGTGCTCGGTGGTGTGTTGTTTGGTTCGGTCGCCAGCTTTATTGCGGGTGCTCCATTTGCACTGCAGCAGGGCTTTGGGCTTACACCTACCGAATACACCTATGCCTTTGCGGCCGTGACCGTGGTTATGTTTGGCGCAAACTCACTCAACCGTTACTTGCTCAAGCATGTTTCGAGCATCAGTTTGATGCGCTACGGGCTATCTCAGGGGCTCTTGGCTGCGGCCGTAATGGTCACAATTAACGTCTTTGAAATTCACGATCTTTTGTTGACGATTGTGGGCTATGCCCTAGCTGTATCGGTGATGGGTTTCACCATGGCCAACATCATGGGAATGGCCATGAAAGACCACGCCGAGCGCGCTGGTGTAGCGGCCGGATTGATTGGCTTTGCCACCTCATTGTCAGGAGCAATCGCAGCGCCTCTGACCAGCATGGTCTTTGGGGCTGACATCGCCGGCGTTGGTACTTTTATGGCAATCCTGTTAGTTGCAGCAGCTGTGCTGGGCTTCATCGGTTTGCGCAATGAAGTGCCGGTTCGTCACTAA
- a CDS encoding DUF1801 domain-containing protein, which yields MQSSAATISDYLAEQSTERRAGLEALLAAVRQNIQPGFIETMRWGMISFEVPLDVSGPTYNGQPLNYIGLASQKNHFSVYLMPVYLDTDVETEFRSRWEAAGLKLDIGKACVRFTKIENADLASVGWAAGLMNPVEFVDACNAARTMKP from the coding sequence ATGCAGTCTTCGGCCGCCACTATTTCTGACTATTTGGCAGAGCAGTCGACCGAGCGTAGGGCAGGGCTTGAAGCCTTACTGGCCGCTGTGAGACAAAACATCCAGCCAGGTTTTATAGAAACCATGCGTTGGGGCATGATCAGTTTTGAGGTGCCGCTAGATGTTTCTGGCCCAACCTACAACGGGCAGCCGCTCAACTACATCGGTCTCGCTTCGCAAAAAAATCACTTCTCGGTTTACCTCATGCCGGTTTATTTAGACACCGATGTCGAGACCGAGTTCCGATCGCGCTGGGAGGCAGCCGGTTTGAAACTGGACATCGGCAAAGCCTGTGTGCGATTTACAAAAATCGAGAACGCCGACCTTGCCTCAGTGGGTTGGGCAGCTGGGCTAATGAATCCGGTTGAATTCGTTGACGCCTGTAATGCCGCGCGTACTATGAAGCCATGA
- the hrpA gene encoding ATP-dependent RNA helicase HrpA produces the protein MPDLQISYPADLPVSQRRDEILEAIRDHQVVVIAGATGSGKTTQIPKMCLELGRTSIAHTQPRRIAARAVAERIAEELKVDLGGLVGYQVRFTDKVSADTKVKVMTDGILLNSMQRHRKLEQYDTIIIDEAHERSLNIDFLLGYIKQLLPKRPDLKVIITSATIDPESFSNHFGGAPIIEVSGRTYPIEVRYRPTAREAHDDTDPDEETTASDYIDGIIRALKELQSEAEGDTLVFLSGESEIRDAQDAIEGSITSGALVKGTEVLPLYGRLSAAEQHRVFEKSKLVGLRRRVILATNVAETSLTIPNIKYVIDAGTARISRYSPKAKVQRLPIEAISQASANQRAGRAGRTSPGIVIRLYAEDDFESRPAFTDPEILRTNLASVILQAANLGLGDITQFPFLQPPDPRGVKDGLGLLAELGAVDDAKGKSIRLTPVGRSLARLPMEPRFARMLLESKNFGLVREVMIIVAGLTIQDPRERPLAKRPQADLAHARFADPTSDFLSLLNLWNYLEEQQQKLSSSAFRRLCKNEYLNYLRVREWQDLIRQLKSIAKPLDLVVGIPKVDPDGIHKSLLAGLLSQIGLRQLTEKKGADLVKGGSAAKTNKGPGEYLGSNGKKFVIFPGSTVAKKAPAAIMSAELVETSRLFARMNAAIDPAWAEPLAGNLVKRSFSEPHWEKSQGSVVAYERVMLFGVPIVVSRRMQYSRIDAELCRELFIRHALVLGEWDSKQAFDRANRTLIKQLEANADRARKPQLAPDEDDIYRFYLARVPAEVVSTRTFEGWWRKAKHEDPSQLNMTRELLLGEEVAKPDEHEHPREWLHNGQQLKLRYRFEPGATDDGVTVDVPLPLLASLRPEEFDWLVPGMRAELVTELLRSLPKAIRRNVVPAADWAAKALAVLPAEPAGSLLTTLAKTLQQLSGTKIDATDFDVSKLPTSLKMTYRVVDAGGRTLGLGTDLSALQEKHAESGRGAVAQVVEKVHSPIERDGLKAWDFDFLEKSIESKHGNNVVRAFPALVAAHDGVNIRLFSTESEQTLHHIRGVVALVAGAIASPAKYVESHLAQNEKLAIAGLPYPNFNAFIDDVIAAVAEREIRRVEPTGRIFTKREFEQIRDSVSAIIVEQAFEVSALVTKIAVAAREANKAIGEVKSFDFLSVLTAEKTHVAELIQPKFVSAVGLDRLPRLVVYLQAIKQRMDKLIENSVRDRQATAELDQAIGLYIFAGGTFPLKAGASEKLVAARWLIEEFRISLFAQSLGTAETASVQRIKKVLS, from the coding sequence ATGCCTGACCTGCAAATCAGCTATCCGGCCGACCTACCGGTTAGTCAGCGAAGAGATGAGATTCTCGAGGCTATCCGTGATCATCAAGTGGTGGTTATTGCCGGTGCCACGGGTTCGGGTAAGACCACCCAGATTCCAAAGATGTGCCTTGAGCTGGGTCGAACCAGCATTGCTCACACCCAACCCCGCAGAATTGCTGCGCGTGCTGTGGCTGAGCGCATTGCTGAAGAGCTAAAGGTTGATTTGGGCGGCCTGGTTGGTTACCAGGTTAGGTTCACCGATAAGGTCAGTGCCGACACCAAGGTCAAAGTCATGACCGATGGAATTTTGCTCAACTCAATGCAGCGGCACCGAAAACTTGAGCAATACGACACCATCATCATCGACGAAGCACACGAGCGCAGCCTCAATATCGACTTCTTGCTGGGATACATCAAACAGTTGCTGCCGAAGCGGCCTGACCTCAAAGTCATCATCACCTCAGCCACCATCGACCCAGAGTCTTTTAGCAATCACTTTGGTGGTGCACCGATTATCGAAGTTTCTGGGCGAACCTACCCGATTGAGGTGCGTTACCGGCCAACCGCTCGCGAGGCCCATGACGACACCGATCCCGATGAAGAAACCACGGCTTCTGATTACATCGATGGCATCATCCGTGCTCTGAAAGAACTGCAATCTGAGGCCGAGGGTGACACCCTGGTGTTCTTGTCTGGCGAGTCTGAAATTCGTGACGCACAGGATGCCATTGAGGGCAGTATCACCAGCGGTGCACTGGTCAAAGGCACCGAGGTTCTGCCGCTTTATGGTCGACTCAGCGCGGCTGAACAGCACCGGGTTTTTGAGAAGAGCAAGTTGGTTGGGCTTCGTCGGCGGGTAATTCTGGCCACCAACGTGGCTGAAACCAGTTTGACGATCCCGAACATCAAATACGTCATCGATGCCGGAACAGCCCGAATTTCTCGTTACAGCCCAAAGGCAAAGGTTCAGCGCCTGCCCATCGAGGCTATCTCTCAGGCAAGTGCCAATCAGCGTGCCGGGCGCGCAGGCCGAACCAGCCCCGGAATTGTGATTCGTCTGTATGCCGAAGATGATTTTGAGTCGCGGCCGGCATTCACCGATCCAGAAATTCTGCGCACTAATTTGGCTTCGGTAATTCTTCAAGCGGCCAACTTGGGTCTTGGTGACATAACCCAATTTCCGTTTTTACAACCGCCTGATCCGAGAGGTGTAAAAGACGGTCTAGGCCTCTTGGCAGAGCTGGGTGCTGTCGATGATGCCAAGGGCAAGTCCATTCGGCTTACACCGGTTGGTCGCAGCCTAGCCCGGCTGCCGATGGAGCCAAGGTTTGCCCGCATGCTCTTGGAGTCAAAGAACTTTGGGCTGGTGCGCGAGGTCATGATCATCGTGGCCGGCCTGACCATTCAGGACCCGCGCGAGCGACCGCTGGCTAAGCGCCCGCAAGCTGATTTGGCTCACGCCAGATTTGCCGACCCGACCAGCGACTTTTTGAGTTTGCTAAACCTCTGGAACTACCTAGAGGAGCAGCAGCAAAAACTTTCATCCTCGGCGTTTAGGCGTTTGTGTAAGAACGAGTACCTCAATTACCTGCGCGTGCGTGAATGGCAAGACCTCATTCGGCAGCTCAAGTCAATTGCCAAGCCGCTAGACCTGGTTGTCGGTATTCCAAAAGTGGACCCAGACGGCATTCACAAGAGTTTGCTAGCCGGCCTGTTGAGTCAGATTGGTTTGCGCCAGCTCACCGAGAAAAAGGGTGCAGATTTGGTTAAGGGTGGCTCGGCCGCTAAAACCAATAAGGGTCCGGGCGAGTACCTGGGCTCAAACGGTAAAAAGTTCGTCATCTTTCCGGGGTCAACGGTTGCCAAAAAGGCACCGGCTGCAATCATGAGCGCCGAATTGGTTGAAACCAGCCGTCTTTTTGCCCGGATGAACGCAGCGATTGACCCCGCTTGGGCCGAGCCGTTGGCCGGAAATTTGGTGAAGCGAAGTTTTAGCGAACCGCACTGGGAAAAATCCCAGGGCTCGGTTGTTGCCTACGAACGCGTCATGCTATTTGGTGTGCCAATCGTGGTCTCGCGTCGCATGCAGTACTCGCGAATCGATGCCGAACTTTGTCGCGAGCTGTTTATTCGTCACGCATTGGTTTTGGGGGAGTGGGATTCAAAACAGGCCTTTGACCGCGCTAACCGGACTCTAATCAAACAGCTTGAAGCCAACGCTGATCGCGCCAGAAAACCGCAGCTGGCACCTGATGAAGATGACATCTATCGTTTTTACCTTGCCCGCGTTCCGGCCGAGGTGGTCTCAACCCGCACTTTCGAAGGTTGGTGGCGCAAGGCCAAGCACGAGGACCCATCGCAGCTAAATATGACCCGCGAGCTGTTGCTGGGTGAGGAAGTTGCCAAGCCGGACGAACACGAACACCCGCGCGAGTGGTTGCACAACGGGCAGCAACTCAAGTTGCGCTACCGGTTCGAGCCGGGCGCCACCGATGACGGCGTGACGGTGGATGTTCCATTGCCGCTTTTGGCCAGTTTGAGGCCTGAAGAGTTTGACTGGCTGGTGCCGGGAATGCGCGCCGAATTGGTAACCGAACTTCTGCGCAGCTTGCCCAAAGCGATTCGCCGAAACGTTGTGCCGGCTGCTGACTGGGCGGCAAAAGCCTTGGCTGTCTTGCCGGCCGAGCCTGCCGGAAGCCTGCTGACTACGCTTGCAAAAACTCTGCAGCAGTTGAGCGGTACAAAAATCGATGCGACTGACTTTGATGTTTCTAAACTGCCGACCTCCCTAAAGATGACCTACCGAGTGGTTGATGCCGGGGGCCGCACACTTGGGCTGGGCACCGACCTTTCGGCGCTCCAAGAAAAACACGCAGAGAGTGGTCGAGGAGCGGTTGCCCAGGTAGTCGAGAAAGTGCACTCTCCAATCGAGCGCGATGGCCTCAAAGCATGGGATTTCGACTTTCTCGAGAAAAGCATCGAGTCAAAGCACGGCAATAATGTCGTTCGTGCTTTTCCGGCGCTGGTCGCTGCACACGATGGCGTGAACATCAGGCTGTTCTCTACCGAATCAGAGCAGACGTTGCACCACATCCGTGGCGTTGTTGCATTGGTTGCAGGCGCGATTGCGAGCCCGGCAAAATACGTTGAATCTCACCTGGCGCAAAACGAGAAGCTGGCAATTGCTGGGTTGCCGTACCCAAACTTCAACGCATTCATCGATGACGTGATTGCTGCCGTTGCTGAGCGCGAAATTCGGCGGGTTGAGCCAACCGGGCGAATTTTCACCAAACGAGAATTTGAGCAGATCAGAGATTCGGTTTCGGCAATTATTGTTGAGCAGGCTTTCGAGGTCTCTGCGCTGGTTACCAAGATTGCTGTTGCAGCTCGCGAGGCAAATAAGGCCATCGGTGAGGTCAAGTCATTCGATTTCTTGTCGGTGCTTACCGCTGAAAAGACCCACGTGGCCGAACTAATTCAGCCAAAGTTTGTCAGCGCAGTTGGCCTTGATCGGCTGCCGCGCCTGGTGGTCTACCTGCAGGCAATCAAACAGCGCATGGACAAATTGATCGAGAATTCGGTTCGCGACCGTCAAGCCACGGCCGAACTAGACCAAGCTATTGGCCTTTACATTTTTGCCGGCGGAACCTTTCCGCTAAAGGCTGGTGCCTCAGAAAAATTGGTGGCAGCGCGTTGGCTCATCGAAGAGTTTAGAATTAGCCTCTTTGCTCAATCTCTGGGCACCGCTGAAACCGCATCGGTTCAGCGCATCAAAAAAGTTTTGTCCTAA
- a CDS encoding DUF1801 domain-containing protein, with product MAMTAEEKQAMKETMAERSKARKKMTPEQLEAEVLEKVAVMAPADRAIAEKIHELVKTHAPSLQPKTWYGMQAYCNAEGKTVVFFQDSGKFKTRYCTLGFQDAAQLDEGSMWPTSYAVNEITPAIEKQITELIKRAVS from the coding sequence ATGGCAATGACCGCCGAAGAAAAACAGGCTATGAAAGAGACCATGGCCGAACGGTCAAAGGCTCGCAAGAAAATGACGCCTGAGCAGCTCGAAGCCGAGGTCCTAGAAAAGGTAGCGGTCATGGCTCCGGCCGACCGCGCGATTGCCGAGAAAATTCACGAACTGGTTAAGACTCACGCCCCATCGCTGCAGCCCAAGACCTGGTACGGAATGCAGGCATACTGCAATGCTGAGGGCAAGACCGTGGTGTTCTTTCAAGACAGCGGAAAATTCAAGACGCGCTATTGCACACTTGGTTTTCAGGATGCAGCCCAGCTTGACGAAGGCTCAATGTGGCCAACCTCTTATGCGGTGAACGAAATTACCCCGGCCATTGAAAAGCAGATTACCGAGCTGATTAAGCGCGCAGTTAGTTAG
- a CDS encoding TetR/AcrR family transcriptional regulator, translating into MTDFEPDSGSTHAGRPLKSSQNEIILKAWRLFEEVGFENTTMSQIADHVGISRRSLFNYFANKNALLFPAIDEFMDAFRAHLLERPADEKLFDSLQATLELTATHTDDVLKIFSPGPEVSRARLTDDVVAFYRDVWSREMQEAALDRLGNDQNARIQAGLVGAIAAQVWTEIIRLQRESDTPMGESEAVAIIMVQLRNLFN; encoded by the coding sequence ATGACAGACTTCGAGCCAGATTCAGGCAGCACGCACGCCGGCCGCCCGCTCAAATCAAGCCAGAACGAAATCATCCTGAAGGCCTGGCGATTGTTTGAAGAGGTGGGCTTTGAAAACACCACCATGAGTCAAATTGCTGATCATGTTGGAATTTCTAGGCGCAGTCTGTTCAATTACTTTGCGAACAAAAATGCCCTGCTTTTTCCTGCTATCGATGAGTTTATGGATGCTTTCAGGGCCCACCTGCTTGAGCGCCCGGCAGATGAAAAGCTATTTGATTCATTGCAGGCGACTCTAGAACTGACCGCGACTCACACAGATGATGTGCTCAAAATTTTTTCTCCCGGCCCCGAAGTATCACGGGCCCGGTTGACCGATGACGTTGTTGCTTTTTACCGCGATGTCTGGTCTCGGGAGATGCAGGAGGCGGCCTTGGACCGACTCGGGAACGACCAGAACGCGAGGATCCAGGCTGGTTTGGTTGGCGCAATCGCAGCTCAGGTGTGGACGGAAATTATCCGACTTCAGCGCGAATCAGATACTCCAATGGGTGAGTCCGAAGCTGTTGCCATAATCATGGTTCAGCTCCGGAACCTCTTCAACTAA